A single Campylobacter hyointestinalis subsp. hyointestinalis DNA region contains:
- a CDS encoding HpcH/HpaI aldolase family protein has product MSLKNKLKNSQLTIGSWIMIGNPISIEVMSLAGFEWLVVDMEHTSIELDTAQTLIATIQANGMKALVRVSKNEEVVIKKVLDMGADGIIVPMVCSRDDAIQAVNYAKYPPVGKRGVGLYRASKYGVNFEAYKKWVNEELVIIAQIEHIDAVRNIDEILQVEGIDATIIGPYDLSGSMGYPGEFEREDVKAAVQKTLDKCKQYNIPSGFHVVDTDPKKLQQKIDQGCVFLAYGIDYFFMRDAAINGMNKIRNQNTK; this is encoded by the coding sequence ATGTCATTAAAAAATAAACTAAAAAATAGTCAACTAACCATCGGTAGTTGGATAATGATAGGTAATCCTATCAGTATAGAAGTTATGTCTTTGGCTGGATTTGAATGGCTTGTGGTGGATATGGAGCATACCTCTATAGAGCTAGATACTGCTCAGACTTTGATTGCGACTATTCAAGCAAATGGTATGAAAGCACTTGTTAGAGTGAGTAAGAATGAAGAGGTGGTTATAAAAAAAGTTTTGGATATGGGAGCCGATGGTATTATAGTTCCGATGGTGTGTTCTAGAGATGATGCGATTCAAGCAGTAAATTATGCTAAATATCCACCAGTTGGTAAAAGAGGAGTAGGTCTATATAGAGCCAGCAAGTATGGTGTAAATTTTGAAGCTTACAAGAAATGGGTTAACGAAGAGCTTGTTATAATTGCTCAGATTGAGCATATTGATGCAGTACGTAATATCGACGAGATATTGCAGGTAGAAGGAATAGATGCTACTATTATCGGGCCATATGATTTGTCTGGCAGTATGGGATATCCTGGAGAATTTGAAAGAGAAGATGTCAAGGCTGCTGTTCAAAAAACTTTAGATAAATGCAAACAATATAACATTCCATCTGGATTTCATGTTGTAGATACGGATCCAAAAAAACTGCAACAAAAAATTGATCAGGGTTGCGTATTTTTAGCGTATGGAATAGATTATTTTTTTATGAGAGATGCTGCAATTAATGGAATGAATAAGATAAGAAATCAAAATACAAAATAA
- a CDS encoding 3-deoxy-manno-octulosonate cytidylyltransferase, translating into MRSSNAKLNIISIIPARMGSSRFPGKPMADILGMPMIGHVYKRVKMSRALSEVYVATCDQEIYDYIESIGGKAIMTSNCHERCSDRCAEAMLKIEQESNQKCDIMVMVQGDEPLTHPGMIDEAVAPMVVDKSILITNLMADLDSVASFENPNEVKVVTDKFNNALYFSREPIPSRKKGVLDVPMKKQVCVIPFTRDFLLQYNQMKSTPLEIIESVDMMRILENGLSVKMINTKYTTKAVDTKEDLEQVKEMMIKDKLYKEYKCL; encoded by the coding sequence ATGAGAAGTAGTAATGCTAAATTGAATATAATCTCGATTATACCAGCAAGAATGGGATCTAGTAGATTTCCAGGCAAACCTATGGCCGACATACTTGGAATGCCCATGATAGGTCATGTTTATAAAAGAGTTAAAATGAGCAGAGCTCTAAGTGAAGTATATGTGGCTACTTGCGATCAAGAGATATATGATTATATAGAGTCTATAGGCGGAAAAGCTATAATGACAAGTAATTGCCATGAAAGATGTAGTGATAGATGTGCAGAAGCTATGCTAAAAATAGAACAAGAAAGCAATCAAAAATGTGATATCATGGTTATGGTTCAAGGCGATGAGCCGCTAACTCACCCAGGTATGATAGATGAGGCTGTGGCTCCTATGGTAGTTGATAAGTCTATACTTATTACCAATCTTATGGCCGATTTAGACTCAGTTGCTTCATTTGAAAATCCAAATGAAGTAAAAGTAGTAACGGATAAATTTAATAACGCTTTATATTTTAGCAGAGAACCTATACCGAGTAGAAAAAAAGGCGTCCTTGATGTGCCTATGAAAAAGCAAGTATGTGTTATACCATTCACCAGGGATTTTTTATTGCAATATAATCAAATGAAATCAACTCCTCTTGAAATAATAGAATCAGTAGATATGATGAGAATACTAGAAAATGGTTTAAGCGTTAAGATGATTAATACGAAATATACAACTAAAGCCGTTGACACAAAAGAGGATTTGGAACAAGTAAAAGAAATGATGATAAAAGATAAATTATACAAGGAGTACAAATGTCTATAA
- a CDS encoding FkbM family methyltransferase has translation MSIKKCIFDFVKNTYVNIPKILPGYLSKRFCSESAESLAVVDKIFTKYGVLKYFCIGRIPLWRSQTLFTKEPEIITWLDKMSKNSVFWDIGANIGLYSMYAGIKGLKVYSFEPSALNTALLSKNIEINNLKDNVTMFPMAISDVHEFGYLNMSNTSWGGAFNEFNIKGLETTGNSDYKADIVFKQGMFSYSIDELIGKYNFDIPNYIKIDVDNIEHKIIYGANKTLDSNAVKSIFVELDEKEENTSKVINFLSKKGFALVEKSHSDMIENGNYKTQFNYIFAR, from the coding sequence ATGTCTATAAAAAAATGTATTTTTGATTTTGTAAAAAATACCTACGTAAATATTCCAAAAATTCTGCCTGGATATTTGAGTAAAAGGTTTTGTTCTGAAAGCGCAGAGTCTTTGGCTGTTGTGGATAAAATATTTACTAAGTATGGTGTTTTAAAATATTTTTGTATCGGACGTATACCTCTTTGGAGATCACAAACACTTTTTACTAAAGAGCCAGAAATAATAACTTGGCTGGATAAAATGAGTAAAAATTCCGTATTTTGGGATATAGGGGCAAATATAGGCTTGTATTCTATGTATGCCGGTATAAAAGGATTAAAAGTGTATTCTTTTGAACCATCTGCACTTAATACAGCATTGCTTTCAAAAAATATAGAAATTAATAATCTAAAAGATAATGTTACAATGTTTCCGATGGCAATTTCAGATGTTCATGAATTTGGTTATTTAAATATGAGCAATACTAGCTGGGGGGGGGCATTTAACGAATTTAATATAAAAGGATTAGAAACTACTGGCAATAGTGATTATAAAGCTGATATTGTTTTTAAGCAGGGTATGTTTTCATATTCTATTGATGAATTGATAGGGAAATATAATTTTGATATCCCTAACTATATTAAAATAGATGTTGATAATATAGAGCATAAGATCATATATGGAGCAAATAAAACATTGGATAGTAACGCCGTAAAAAGCATATTCGTCGAACTAGATGAAAAAGAAGAAAATACTTCAAAAGTAATTAATTTTTTAAGTAAGAAAGGGTTTGCACTGGTTGAAAAATCCCATTCGGATATGATTGAGAATGGAAATTATAAAACCCAGTTTAATTATATATTTGCTAGATAG
- a CDS encoding acyltransferase has translation MKRIFRIFRRLFFDSYIYLLSIIPTDFGVIIRYVGYKFLFKSTNGFFRISTGVTILGFENITLGSNISFAKNSYIYSNDCGELVIGNNFSMNTNSQLGASCGKIVIGNNCAIAPNCVLRASNHTFDNLDLPIIEQGHTYGEIIIEDDVWIASNCVVTANTRIGRSSIIAAGSVVTKDVEPYSIVGGVPAKLIRKRK, from the coding sequence ATGAAAAGAATATTTAGAATATTTAGAAGGTTATTTTTCGATTCTTATATATATTTGTTATCAATAATCCCAACTGATTTTGGGGTTATAATAAGATATGTTGGATATAAATTTTTATTTAAAAGTACTAACGGGTTTTTTAGGATATCTACAGGTGTGACGATACTTGGTTTCGAAAATATAACATTGGGCTCTAATATATCTTTTGCTAAAAATAGCTATATTTATAGTAATGATTGCGGAGAATTGGTAATCGGTAATAATTTTTCTATGAATACTAATTCCCAATTAGGGGCTTCTTGCGGTAAAATAGTTATAGGAAATAACTGTGCAATAGCGCCTAATTGTGTGCTAAGAGCATCTAACCATACTTTTGATAATCTTGATTTGCCGATTATAGAACAAGGTCATACTTACGGCGAAATAATTATTGAAGATGATGTTTGGATAGCTTCTAATTGTGTGGTAACCGCAAATACAAGGATAGGAAGAAGTTCTATTATAGCTGCTGGAAGTGTAGTTACAAAAGATGTTGAGCCATACTCAATAGTTGGTGGAGTTCCAGCAAAATTGATTAGAAAAAGGAAATAG
- a CDS encoding NAD-dependent epimerase/dehydratase family protein: MKYLVTGGAGFIGSAIAKKLLDRGDSVLIIDNLSTGYIENIPENADFIKGDFSKDDTILKLDNQKFDGIFHIGGQSSGEISFENPEYDLNTNTLSTIKLLQYAAKTDCKKFVYASTMSIYGENTVQEWFSESDNPAPKSFYAVGKLASEKYMDIFYRQFGINYTSLRYFNVYGPGQNLNNLKQGMVSIYLKQFIDNSFNEVIVKGSLERFRDLIYIDDVVDITINSIDNPNFNNQIVNVGTGKKTTVANIINLIKQYTGINKKIILSDGTPGDQFGIYADNSKLISLYPYPLIDFKGVNGGLNRMIKWAYTKVCKEIL; encoded by the coding sequence TTGAAATATTTAGTAACTGGCGGTGCTGGATTTATCGGTAGTGCTATCGCAAAAAAATTACTTGATAGAGGCGATAGTGTTCTTATAATTGATAATTTAAGTACTGGGTATATAGAAAACATACCAGAAAACGCAGATTTTATTAAGGGTGATTTTAGTAAAGATGATACTATTTTAAAACTTGATAATCAAAAATTCGATGGAATATTTCATATTGGAGGACAAAGTTCTGGCGAAATAAGTTTTGAAAATCCAGAATATGATTTAAATACAAATACATTATCAACTATAAAATTATTACAGTATGCCGCTAAAACAGATTGTAAAAAATTTGTTTATGCTAGTACAATGTCTATATATGGAGAAAATACAGTTCAAGAGTGGTTTAGCGAATCTGACAATCCGGCACCAAAATCATTTTATGCCGTTGGTAAATTGGCTAGTGAAAAGTATATGGATATTTTTTATAGACAATTTGGTATAAATTATACATCTTTAAGATACTTTAATGTGTATGGACCAGGACAAAATTTAAATAACTTAAAGCAAGGGATGGTTAGTATATATTTAAAACAATTTATAGACAATAGCTTTAATGAAGTTATTGTAAAAGGTAGTTTGGAACGTTTTAGGGATTTGATTTATATTGATGATGTAGTTGATATCACAATAAATTCAATTGATAATCCAAATTTTAATAATCAGATTGTTAATGTAGGTACTGGTAAAAAAACAACCGTTGCAAATATAATAAATTTAATTAAACAATATACCGGTATAAATAAAAAAATTATCTTATCAGATGGTACTCCTGGTGATCAGTTTGGTATATATGCAGATAACTCCAAACTTATTTCTTTATATCCATATCCATTAATTGACTTTAAAGGCGTTAATGGTGGATTAAATCGTATGATAAAATGGGCTTATACAAAAGTATGCAAGGAAATATTATGA
- a CDS encoding acyltransferase — MKILSALSSIFIELISYVPTALGVKLRYHIYKYLFKKTDGFFSIGFGCTITGFRHISLGKNVSISKNSFLYASYGHEVGGVTIGDNFFMGTNSALCGNRGNITIGNNVMIASNCVILKYVVLKKGSVVAAGAVVNKTFDEYSVIGGVPAKLIKKRK; from the coding sequence ATGAAAATATTATCGGCGTTATCAAGTATTTTCATTGAATTAATTTCATATGTACCGACTGCATTGGGTGTTAAGTTGAGATATCATATTTATAAATATTTATTTAAAAAAACTGATGGATTTTTTAGCATAGGTTTTGGTTGTACAATCACTGGATTTAGACATATTTCATTAGGTAAAAATGTATCAATATCAAAAAATAGTTTTTTATATGCCTCATATGGTCATGAAGTGGGGGGGGTAACAATAGGTGATAATTTTTTTATGGGAACAAATTCTGCATTGTGCGGCAATAGAGGTAATATAACAATAGGAAATAATGTAATGATAGCATCAAATTGTGTTATATTAAAATATGTGGTGCTAAAAAAAGGAAGTGTAGTGGCAGCTGGGGCTGTAGTAAATAAAACTTTTGACGAATATAGCGTAATAGGCGGCGTTCCTGCCAAATTAATTAAAAAGAGAAAATAG
- a CDS encoding CatB-related O-acetyltransferase yields MNFIDNKVNIADTAVVLNSTLKMYTRIKAYAEVRDSILGEYSYISQQSIINKTNIGKFCSISSGCYVGLWEHNTQVSTHSFYLYEHSGEFVKGYRNYDKDYIETNIANDVWIGANALVLKGVSIGNGAIIGGGAVVTKDVPDYAVVVGNPAKILKFRYSKEDIEFMLRVKWWNFDRQKLQKLIDQNAFDSFDKFKKIIVANRWGGGILIIYTISMLQGLHRCFVDYVEQIKDRELGLNMFLAVHKNINFMSAKNVV; encoded by the coding sequence GTGAATTTTATAGACAATAAAGTAAATATCGCAGATACTGCCGTTGTGTTAAATTCGACCCTAAAAATGTATACAAGGATAAAAGCATATGCTGAAGTTAGAGATAGTATCTTAGGTGAGTATAGTTATATATCTCAGCAAAGCATAATAAATAAAACAAATATAGGTAAATTTTGCTCCATTTCTAGCGGCTGTTATGTTGGATTATGGGAGCATAACACACAGGTGAGTACACATTCATTTTATCTTTATGAGCATAGCGGTGAATTTGTAAAAGGATATAGAAATTATGATAAAGACTATATAGAAACAAATATCGCGAATGATGTTTGGATTGGTGCTAACGCTCTTGTATTAAAAGGTGTTAGCATTGGCAATGGAGCCATCATCGGTGGCGGTGCAGTTGTTACTAAAGACGTTCCTGATTATGCAGTTGTTGTTGGGAATCCAGCAAAAATATTAAAATTTAGATATTCGAAGGAGGATATAGAGTTTATGCTTAGAGTAAAGTGGTGGAATTTTGATAGGCAAAAATTGCAAAAGCTGATTGATCAAAATGCGTTTGATAGTTTTGATAAATTTAAAAAAATAATTGTTGCAAATAGGTGGGGGGGGGGTATACTAATAATCTACACAATATCTATGTTGCAAGGGTTGCATAGATGTTTTGTAGATTATGTGGAACAAATAAAGGACAGAGAATTAGGTCTAAATATGTTTTTGGCGGTACACAAGAACATAAATTTTATGAGTGCAAAAAATGTGGTGTAA
- a CDS encoding methyltransferase domain-containing protein, whose product MFCRLCGTNKGQRIRSKYVFGGTQEHKFYECKKCGVIYLYPYLTEEEETRFYKMEFEKFMATRVGDHRDWSNAQKHIATNQDQVQRRMKYLQNYIDAKIGGNLLEIGCSSGFMLEAFRQKGFKCFGVEPSGEFLEFLHKNNFNAYENLDDLISNNLELKFDVITHFFVFEHIADPYVFLTKTYSLLKDDGIIIAEIPSSTDALTSLYNIHAFEKFYWSIAHHYYYNPISIAYLMDRLGFKYEIIPEQRYDLSNHITWLMDGKPGGQSRFCEFSKQTIKSYADDLKKSWKCDTLILVIYKGKNKCQK is encoded by the coding sequence ATGTTTTGTAGATTATGTGGAACAAATAAAGGACAGAGAATTAGGTCTAAATATGTTTTTGGCGGTACACAAGAACATAAATTTTATGAGTGCAAAAAATGTGGTGTAATATATTTGTATCCATATCTAACTGAAGAAGAGGAAACGCGCTTTTATAAAATGGAATTTGAAAAGTTTATGGCAACAAGAGTTGGAGATCATAGAGATTGGAGTAATGCGCAGAAGCATATTGCAACAAATCAAGATCAAGTCCAAAGGCGAATGAAATATCTGCAAAATTATATAGATGCTAAAATTGGTGGCAATTTATTAGAAATCGGATGTTCATCTGGTTTTATGTTAGAGGCTTTTAGACAAAAAGGTTTTAAATGTTTTGGTGTAGAGCCTAGCGGAGAATTTTTAGAATTTCTACATAAAAATAATTTCAATGCTTATGAAAATTTAGATGATTTAATCTCTAATAATTTGGAACTTAAATTTGATGTTATAACACATTTTTTTGTTTTTGAACATATAGCAGATCCTTATGTATTTTTAACCAAAACCTATTCTTTGCTAAAAGATGATGGTATAATTATTGCTGAGATTCCGTCGTCAACTGACGCTTTGACTTCACTTTACAATATACATGCATTTGAGAAATTTTATTGGTCTATAGCGCATCATTACTATTATAACCCTATTTCAATTGCGTATTTAATGGATAGGCTTGGATTTAAATACGAGATTATCCCAGAGCAAAGATATGATTTATCTAACCATATAACTTGGCTTATGGATGGTAAACCAGGCGGACAAAGTAGATTTTGTGAGTTTTCTAAACAAACTATCAAAAGTTATGCCGATGATTTAAAAAAATCTTGGAAATGTGATACTTTAATACTTGTTATATATAAAGGAAAAAATAAATGCCAAAAATAG
- a CDS encoding phosphoglycerate dehydrogenase has protein sequence MPKIAVTSPSFSTNNFLQNEIYKHFTNVKLNLNKIRFQRDNLIDYIKDADGIIVGLEIIDDYVLSKCPNLKIIAKYGVGLNNIDLEACKRRNIAVGWTGGVNKLSVAEMTLGYMLMLCRNLFITSNELKNGIWNKSGGFQLSGKSIGIIGVGCIGRELVRLLKPFNCKIYANDIIEQDKYYIENNLINASKDDIFKKCDIVTIHTPYDETTKNMVNLNTLKMMKNTSFIINSARGGIINEEDLKYALKNHIIAGAAIDTYMEEPPSDVELLNLPNLICTPHIGGNSKEAVESMGISAINHLISFFK, from the coding sequence ATGCCAAAAATAGCTGTCACTTCACCATCTTTTTCAACAAATAATTTTTTACAAAATGAAATTTATAAGCATTTTACAAATGTAAAATTAAATTTAAATAAAATAAGATTTCAAAGAGATAATCTAATTGATTATATCAAAGATGCGGATGGCATAATTGTGGGTCTTGAAATCATTGATGACTATGTTTTATCTAAATGCCCAAATTTAAAAATCATAGCAAAATATGGTGTTGGATTAAATAATATAGATCTAGAAGCTTGCAAGAGAAGAAATATTGCAGTAGGCTGGACTGGTGGCGTAAATAAGTTATCCGTAGCAGAAATGACGCTTGGCTATATGCTTATGCTTTGTAGAAATTTATTTATTACATCAAATGAGCTCAAAAACGGTATTTGGAATAAATCAGGTGGATTTCAGTTGAGCGGTAAAAGTATAGGCATTATAGGCGTTGGTTGTATTGGTAGAGAGCTTGTAAGGCTTTTAAAACCGTTCAATTGTAAAATATATGCGAATGATATTATTGAACAAGATAAATATTATATAGAAAATAATCTAATAAATGCATCTAAAGATGATATTTTTAAAAAATGCGATATCGTAACTATCCATACTCCTTATGATGAGACTACAAAAAATATGGTAAATTTAAACACATTAAAAATGATGAAAAATACAAGTTTTATAATAAATAGTGCAAGGGGTGGTATAATAAATGAAGAAGATTTAAAATATGCACTTAAAAATCATATTATTGCAGGAGCTGCCATTGATACTTATATGGAAGAACCACCATCGGATGTTGAGTTATTAAATTTACCAAATTTAATTTGCACTCCGCATATAGGTGGTAACTCCAAAGAAGCTGTAGAGTCTATGGGTATATCTGCTATCAATCATTTGATAAGTTTTTTTAAATAA
- a CDS encoding NAD-dependent epimerase/dehydratase family protein: MKKVVVFGGSGFLGSYVCDELTRRGYFVTIADINRSMYLKENQVFVKADISDIDNIKNIIVDADIVYNFVAIANLEDAINSPVQTFNINVMGNLNILEACRQNSNIQRFVYASSAYSLSLDGSFYGISKHSSEKLIEEYYRRYGLKYTIIRYGSLYGERASHNNYIYNLLYKAIHSGELTYKGDGEDLREYIHAADAAKLSVDILDDAQYENEHIILTGIEKLKRIDLLVMINEIMQNKLSIKQISDTNMGHYKITPYAFQPSVAKKLVANPYIDLGQGLLECIQKIHQDMEI, from the coding sequence TTGAAAAAAGTTGTAGTTTTTGGAGGTAGCGGTTTTTTAGGTAGTTATGTTTGCGATGAGCTTACTAGGCGCGGCTATTTTGTTACTATAGCAGATATAAATCGTTCTATGTATTTAAAAGAAAATCAAGTTTTTGTTAAAGCAGATATTTCAGATATTGATAATATAAAAAACATCATAGTAGATGCAGATATAGTATATAATTTTGTTGCTATAGCAAATTTAGAAGATGCTATAAATAGCCCAGTTCAAACTTTCAATATAAATGTTATGGGAAATTTAAATATATTAGAAGCTTGTAGACAAAATTCTAATATACAAAGATTTGTTTATGCTAGTAGTGCATATTCTTTAAGTTTAGATGGTTCATTTTATGGTATAAGTAAGCACTCTTCTGAGAAATTAATAGAAGAATATTATAGAAGATATGGACTAAAATATACTATCATAAGATATGGATCATTATATGGTGAAAGGGCTAGTCATAATAATTATATATATAATTTACTATATAAAGCAATACATTCAGGAGAGCTAACCTATAAAGGAGATGGTGAAGATTTACGTGAGTATATACATGCTGCAGATGCTGCTAAATTATCTGTTGATATACTAGATGATGCACAGTATGAAAATGAGCATATTATACTAACTGGGATAGAAAAACTTAAGCGTATAGATTTATTGGTAATGATTAATGAAATTATGCAAAATAAGTTATCTATAAAACAAATTAGTGATACAAATATGGGGCATTATAAAATTACTCCTTATGCTTTTCAGCCTTCAGTGGCAAAAAAGTTAGTAGCAAATCCATATATAGATTTAGGTCAAGGATTACTAGAGTGTATACAAAAAATTCATCAAGATATGGAAATTTAA
- a CDS encoding cyclase family protein, whose amino-acid sequence MTKFLSYILDENTPTYGNRDKILLKKRSSILNGDIANNTSISTTLHIGTHIDMPYHFYENGQTIVDFDASFWIFDNVLFIDVQPRNLVIENELLSRLDDIEDIGYDILIVKTGICDLRDKDIFWSQNYGFGPKIYNYLSNRFPNIRVFGFDSISVSSFSNRALGRESHKAFLNSNKPILLLEDMDLRSVGEYTKFKEIIISPLRVAKCDGLPCTVLGKIYD is encoded by the coding sequence ATGACTAAATTTTTATCTTATATTTTAGATGAGAATACACCAACTTATGGAAATAGAGATAAAATTTTATTAAAAAAAAGAAGTAGTATTTTAAATGGCGATATTGCTAATAATACGTCTATATCTACTACATTACATATTGGAACTCATATAGATATGCCATATCATTTTTATGAAAATGGGCAAACTATAGTTGATTTTGATGCTAGTTTTTGGATATTTGACAATGTTTTATTTATTGATGTGCAACCACGCAATTTGGTTATAGAAAATGAATTATTAAGCAGATTAGATGATATAGAAGATATAGGGTACGATATACTTATAGTAAAAACTGGGATATGTGATCTTAGAGATAAAGATATATTTTGGAGTCAAAATTATGGGTTTGGTCCAAAAATATATAACTATTTATCTAATAGATTTCCAAATATAAGAGTATTCGGATTTGACTCTATATCTGTATCTAGTTTTTCAAATAGGGCACTTGGTAGAGAATCACATAAGGCTTTTTTAAACTCAAATAAGCCGATATTGCTTTTAGAAGATATGGATCTAAGAAGTGTTGGCGAGTACACTAAATTTAAAGAGATAATAATCTCTCCGCTTAGGGTAGCAAAATGCGATGGATTGCCTTGTACAGTTTTGGGTAAAATTTATGATTAA
- a CDS encoding HAD family hydrolase, producing the protein MIKNILWDFDGVILDSMPIKDYGFAKVFENFNKNLVDKFLDYHRLNGGISRYIKIRYFYNTILNQDISDEKIQEIANEFSVIMKNELTNKKYLISQTVDFIEKNYKNYNFHIVSGSDEKELKYLCKKLDLSKYFITINGSPIHKSYLVKKILETYNYSPKETILIGDSINDYESAKINAIKFYGFNNTKLKELGEYIHGFNGFVI; encoded by the coding sequence ATGATTAAAAATATTTTATGGGATTTTGACGGTGTAATACTAGATAGCATGCCGATAAAAGACTATGGATTTGCTAAGGTTTTTGAAAATTTTAATAAAAATTTAGTAGATAAATTCTTAGATTATCATAGATTAAATGGAGGAATAAGTAGGTATATAAAAATTAGATATTTTTATAATACTATTTTAAATCAAGATATAAGTGATGAAAAAATACAAGAAATAGCAAATGAATTCTCAGTAATTATGAAAAATGAGCTTACAAATAAAAAATATCTTATATCTCAGACTGTTGATTTTATAGAAAAAAACTATAAAAACTATAATTTTCATATAGTCTCAGGATCTGATGAAAAAGAGTTAAAGTATTTGTGCAAAAAATTAGATTTGAGTAAATATTTTATAACTATAAATGGTTCGCCAATCCATAAAAGTTATTTAGTAAAAAAAATATTAGAAACATATAATTACAGTCCAAAGGAAACAATTTTGATAGGCGATAGCATAAACGATTATGAATCGGCAAAGATAAATGCAATTAAATTCTATGGATTTAATAATACAAAATTAAAAGAATTAGGCGAGTATATTCATGGCTTTAATGGATTTGTAATATGA